The region CGCGAGCGAAGTGCGTTCAGAGTCTGGGAGGTCAGCCGTCATGCGTATAGCGTGAGCGATATTCATTTCCAGATTCGTGGAGATCATAGTCACTGCGTGGCCAGTTCCATCCTGCTTGATGTTCACGAAATGCCGCTTGGCCGCCCGCGTCACTGTGCGAAGTGCTGCTGATGCAATTGAGGCACGTTCCAGCCCCTCGCCAATGCGCGTGGGATTGCGTTGATGCCTTGTGGCTCGCGGGGTGAAAGCACCTCGGAACTGATCATAGAACACCAGACTGTCACACAGAAGGGCTGCTTGGTCTGAATTAAGAGACATGTGCTTCTCGAGAAAATCACGCACCGAGGGATTATGAAAGGCAACTGCTACACTGTGAGCATTCAGTTCACACCGAATGAATGATCCCTCCAGTTCATCAAGTACAGTTGTGAATTCATTTGCCGCCCGCATGGCACCAAACCTCTTAGCTTCCAGGGACCTGAAGGACTCATATGCCTCACGCAAGTCATCCGAGTCAACCGGTGACTGGAAAGAGAACAGGACAAGCAGCATGCTGCGCGCTGCAGGCGAGAGGTGATTGCGGTAGGCGTGGAGCCAGAGGTTCTCCGGGTCATCCAATTTCTTGATAAACGTATCTGGGTAATCCCCTGGCGAGCAGCCATGAATATTCTGAACTCCGGACATCCATTCCACTATACGGGGCGAGTAGTTCCTGTGATCGACAATTGGAAGTAGGTTCCTCTTTCGAGCCAATTCTTTCTTGTGCTCTTGAGGTATGTCCGAGAAGAACACGTGGTTCAGAAGGATGTGTGCTCGGTTCCGGCGGGTATAGGAAGCGAGTTCGATAATGCACTTCGCATTGTCGAAGTCGGCTGCGTGGAGCTTTTCGTACACCGACCGCGCTTGCTGGAGGATGTATTCCCGAGTCGTAAGGACGAATACAGCATGCTTGTGCGATCGGACATAGGCAATGAAGTCCAGTATGCTTTGCTCCTCGTTCTTTTCGAGCTTGTCTTCCCAACCCGTTTGACCAAGAAAGTCATCATAATAGAAGACTTGCTTCGTGTTGCCCTTGAGCAATTTGAACGCTTCGGAAATGTGACTTCTTACCACGACCGGCTCGTAGCCTTGGCGGATGTATTCAAGGAGAAGCATCTGAGCCAGAAACGTCTTCCCGATACCAGGATTCCCGGAAACGATGCAGTATCGATACTCTTTCAGCAATTCAACGGCATCGAAGAAGCTGGTATTCTGCACATAGAACCGAACTTTCTGCTGTATCTCCTCAACGAGCTGTACAGTTTGATTGTAAACGTTGCTGTGGACAATCCGCTCCAGTACGGTCGTACTGGTCAGCCACAGCTTGTAATGGTGTCGTTCAACATCTGGATACTGTGAAAGCAGGTTGTTGAGATCCTCGAGACCAAAGATGTCTGATTCACTCTGAGAGAAGGGCGTGAAGATAGAACGAATCTCCCGCTTGTTGTCAGGAGTGAGCGGAACTGATGTCGCGATGCAGTACCGACTCGGCGCAAGGCGCTTAACCTTCATGTTCTCTTTTTTCAGTGACGAAAGCAGCCCGGTGTAGCCGGTAGCGGCATAGTGTTTACACTGAACAACAAGCTCATTGTCATTGGCGGGTGCGTATCGCAGGTCCACACCACCGTCTCTGCCAGATTTGAAACTCTCGAGATCGACGCAGAGTCTCTTCTGCAGAAGATCGCGCACAAGCAACTCAAAGTCATATGCCGACAGCGTTTTGAAATCGTACATTTTTCCTCTTCTCTTGCCAAATCGTTGAACTGATCTGCTCGACAGGAACTAAAGCGCAGCGTATTTTACGTCCAAGCGAATGCCTTGTTTTGAGCCCTCATGGACGGTTGATGACTTCCGCCAATGACCCAGGCCAACGGCTGTTATGGACCAGCCTTTCCTCTTGAAGATTACCCTGCAATATCTCTCGCTTGGATAAGTGTGAGATAGGCTCCCAGTCGTTTCGAAATACATACGTGGCATTGCCAGTATTCGGACTTTCCAGTACGTATCTTCGTTTTCCAGTAAATCCAAAAACCACGTAATCACTGAAACCACCAATACCAACTAAAACCTGCAAAAAATATCTCGATCCCCGCAAACGGGGATTTCACCCGGAGCTTTGCCAAACCCACCAGTATTGCCTGGCCACCGCCAACCAGGCCTTCCGCTCGCACGGCTGACGCACGCGCGGCTCCAGGCATGGCTGGCTACATCGGCGGTCAAGGGTAAAATGGTAAAAACCCCAAGAGATACTAAGGCTGCCTCACAAGGCGGAAGCCCAAATCGTCGTAGCGACTGCCGGGCGAGAAGATGAGTCGAGAGCGACACGCAGACCGCAGGTTCCCCGCGGCAACGTACCAGCTACCGCCACGATGCACGCGGGCCCGGCCCGATGACGGCCCCTTTGGGTCATTCATGGGGCTGTTCCGGTAATAGTTTTCATCATACCAATCCTGCACCCATTCCCAGACATTGCCGTGCATATCGTACAAACCCCATTGATTCGGACGCTTTTGCGCGACCGGGTGCGTCCGTTCGGAGGAGTTGTCCAAATACCAGCCATACTGCCCAACCATTCCCTTGTCATCGCCAAAATGATACGTCGAACTACTGCCCGCTCTGGCGGCATATTCCCATTCCGCTTCTGTCGGCAGGCGATACTTATTGCCACCCTCTTTTTGATTTAAACGGCGGATAAAGGTTTGTACATCGTTCCAACTGACAGTTTCCACCGGATTGTTTCGCCCCTTAAAGTTACTGGGATTACTGCCCATCACCGCCACCCACTGAGCCTGTGTCACTTCAGTCTTGCCGATATAAAAAGGCTTTGTAATACATACCCGGTGACGCGGCAGTTCATCATCTGAGCCATCCTCAAAGTTCGGGTCGCGCCCCATGTTGAAACAACCGGCACTGATTTTGACAAATTCCATCCCGATGGAATTCGTGTAATCCGCTGCCTGCGCCATTTGAGTGAGTATCAACTGGCTGGTCACGGTGGTTGTCAATAACAAAACAGTCAGCAATGATTTTACTTTTTTCATGTTGCCTCCTTCATGGGGATGGTTGAATTGGAAGTAGGTGAGTTCTTACGCATAACGTGGCCGCAGATGAGCAGCACCCCGCAGCGGACAATTTATTTTTCGGCGTGGAGTGCTGCTCCAGCCGCTTTTTGCTATCCGAGTGCATGTTTTTGTTTGCGATCTTAAGGCCGCACAAAATTCACCGTTGTCCAGCCTTTTACCGTAACACGCTGTCCTTGATTGCCATCCAGATAAACGGTTATTTTTTCACCGCAAACCGATGAACCCAAATCCAGACTATAGGAGCCGTTTTTCGGGTAAGCTTTTTTACTATTCCAACTGGTACTGATTACTCCACTACCATTTATCTTGGAACCGTCGGAATTAACGGCAGTTCCCTGAATACCGCAGGCAAAAACCTGTCCCGACAGCAACAGCCCAACAGCAACGCATGTTGCTACACTCATTTTTTTCATCATTTCAATACTCCTGAATGTAAAGGTTAAAAAAAATATTCGGCGGTCTTCGAACCTGAAGAAACAAGCCTACCAAACGCCGGATATAGGTCTTTCTTTGTTCTGCACAGGGATGACCTGAGCAGTCGCAGGTCTGACGAGGCTGGACAAACCTTATGCACGGGAGAATCATCCGTAAACAATCCCCATCTGGCGATACTTTGTACTCACAAGGCGGAAGCCCAAATTGTTGTTGCGATTCGCTGACCGCAGGTTCCTCGCGTCGTTGTTCCAGCTACCGCCACGATTCACGCGGTTCCGGCCCGATAGCCCGTCAGCCCAAAGCACAGGATGACGACAACAGAGATTGCCGTAACCGGTGCGTATCGGCATGTTGCAAATGCGCAATCATGCTCTGTACGGATGCTGTCAAAGACTCCACATCCATCTTCCCGGTCTGATACGCCTTTTCATGCAGGCGCAAGCGATGCCTGAAGCGACGCAGCGCCTGCCCGTTCACGCGGACCAAACCCGGGAAAATCCTAAATCCCAAAAAGGGAACGCCTTCGCTCACTGGTGCAACCAGCGTGGCGGAAGGCCTCAATGACAACTGCAAATGCTGCTTTACAAAATCCTCAATACCAGTGACAAGTTCATGTAGCCGGGATTTATCATCTGCAAAAATCAGCATATCGTCCATATAGCGTAAATAGGCTTTAACCCCCATTCGATCCTTAAGTTGATGATCAAGTTCACCCAGATAAAGATTGGCGAAATGCTGACTGGTCAGGTTGCCGATGGGCAAGCCTTTACCGGGCAACGCGCCCGGCAAGGGGTGGTCGATAATTCGATCCAGTAAATTCAGAACCGGCTTATCCTTGATCAGCCGCCACAGCAATCGTTTGAGGATGGTATGATCCACACTGTCGAAATAACGTCGAATATCACACTTTAAAAAATAAGGAAAGCGTCGTGAAAACGCCTGTGCCCGTTTCATCGCCAAATGGGAACCCTTGCCACGCCGACAGGCCCAAGTGTCAAAAATCAAACGCCTTTCGCACAAAGGCCCCAGTATATTGCATAGCGCATGTTGAACCACCCGATCCTGAAAATCCGCCGCACTGATACGGCGGGGCTTGGGTTCGCGGATTTCAAATACGCGAAAGCCACTGGGCTGCCAAATACCTTGTTTCAATTCAGTTTGCAGGCGCAAGCATTCCTTCTCCTGATGAAACAAAAAGTGGGCCACTCGCAATTGCGACTTTTTGCCCCTGGCGGCTTGCCGGGTGGCATGGAGCAAATTTTCGAAAGCAACCACCCGTTCAAACAGCAACCCGACCCGTTTCATTGTTGTTGCCTCAACCAGCCGCCCAGCATTTTCCCGACCTCGTTAATGTATTTCATGGCATATTCAAAGCGTTTGTAATCCAGAAAATGCATGCGTTGCGACAGCCGCAACAAGACACGCAGCTTTTCCAACCGCAGGTTGGCGCGTCGAAGATGGGCCTGTTTCTCTTTTGTGTAACGTGCCTCAATCAAGTCTTCCACCACATCCAGCGCCAGTTGATTGATGCGATCCGAAAAGGTAAACCGTACCCGTTTCGGGAAACGTTCCGTCACCGGCAGCAACCATTCCAGAAAATCCAGCCACTTCACGAAGACAGGCAAATCCCTATTGTTATCGATCCGTTGGTATCCCATCATCATGCTTTAATATCGCCAGTATCTCCTCGCCATATTTTTCTGCCTTGGCCTTGCCGAATCCTTCTATCTGCATCAGTCCTGACAAGCTTTGCGGGCGAGCGGCGGTGATTTTTGCCAGTTCCTTGTTATTGCAGATCACATAAGGCGGAATACCTTCCTTTTTACAACGCTCGCCGCGCCAGCTTCTCAGGCTATCAAACAAGGGCATATCCGCATCACCCAATAAAGCCCGCCAGGATTCATCCCGCCGCCTTGGTGTCCCAGCTTTTGGCGACAGCATTTCCAATACCGGCTCAAAGATCACGACAACAGCCAGATAGGGGGTTTCGTTACGAATAAAGAAATGCTCCCTCAGAGAAAGCACAGATTTATCCTTGATAAACTCGGCCAACGGGCTGTCGTCAAACCCATCCAACGCCGCGCTGAAGCGCAGGGTAACAATTCGTATAAGCATCGCTCTCTCTTCGGAACGCTTACCACCTCAAGCGACCAGGGTTCTTTTGTTGTATATATGCTAAAAACCGGCAAAAAATATCTCGATCCCCGCAAACGGGGATTTCACCCGGAGCTTTGCCAAACCCACCAGTATTGCCTGGCCACCGCCAACCAGGCCTTCCGCTCGCACGGCTTACGCACGCGCGGCTCCAGGCATGGCTGGCTACATCTGCGGTCAAGAGTAAAATGGTAAAAACCCCAAGGGATACTAAGGCTGCCTCACAAGGCGGAAGCCCAAAACGTCGTCGCGACTGCCGGGCGAGTTGTTGCCGCGATTCGCCGACCGCAGGTTCCTCGCGACGTAGTCCCAGCCACCGCCACGATTCACGCGGTACCGGCCCGATGACGGCCCCTTTGGGTCATTCATGGGGCTGTTCCGGTAATAGTTTTCACCATACCAATCCTGCACCCATTCCCAGACATTGCCGTGCATATCGTACAAACCCCAAGGGTTGGGCATCTTTATGCCCACGCCATGTGCATATGATCTGCCGACATCATAGGCATTCTTGTCGTACCAGGCATATTCGCCCGCTTGACTCTCGCTGTTTCCCCAGGAATACCTGGTCGTCGTTCCTGCTCTGGCCGCGTATTCCCATTCAGCCTCGGTGGGCAAACGATAGGCACTGCCCCCCTCTTTTTGATTCAACCAGCGGATAAAGGCTTGGGCATCATTCCAGGAGACATGTGTTACAGCAGCATTATCTCCACGACTGTTCCTTGTCATGAAGTCATCAGTGAGCAAATCATCACGCCCGGCACTGGCAATGAATTGTTTGAACTGCCCCAGGGTGACTTCATATACCCCAATCTGAAAGCCTTTACTGATACGAACCTTGTGTTGTGGGGTTTCGTCATCTTGGGCACTATTATCTGTCGGTCCACCAGAGGAACATGCTGCTGATTTTGGCGCCATGCCCATAAACTTACGTTTTTCGTTGGCTTCTTTGTCGGCCTCGCTCAATTTGCAACTGCCCATGTAGAAGCTGCCCGGCGGGATGTTTTTAAACTTCATGCCAATGGAATTCGTGTAATCCGCCGCCTGCACTGCCTCACTGAACAGGGCAGCCGCAAACCATACAATGAGCATCAAAAAATGTAGCTTTTTCATATCCTCTTTTTTAAGTAATAGTGAGGCAAATAGATTAGTCTGTGGTTATTTTGGTACATAACGTGGCCGCAGATTGAGCATCCGCCTAAACCGCAGATTTTTGAATGTTAATCCATACAAGACGCAATCGAGAAGCCATTGTAAACACTGCTAATAATTTTATTTTTAATCACTTAAACCTTACGTTGCTTTTTATTTCCGCTTCTTATACGGATCGGCATAAGAACACTGCTCACAGCCCTTCAACTGAGCTTCGGACACCAGTCTGCCTGCAA is a window of Prosthecochloris aestuarii DSM 271 DNA encoding:
- the avd gene encoding diversity-generating retroelement protein Avd — protein: MMMGYQRIDNNRDLPVFVKWLDFLEWLLPVTERFPKRVRFTFSDRINQLALDVVEDLIEARYTKEKQAHLRRANLRLEKLRVLLRLSQRMHFLDYKRFEYAMKYINEVGKMLGGWLRQQQ
- a CDS encoding formylglycine-generating enzyme family protein, with translation MKKVKSLLTVLLLTTTVTSQLILTQMAQAADYTNSIGMEFVKISAGCFNMGRDPNFEDGSDDELPRHRVCITKPFYIGKTEVTQAQWVAVMGSNPSNFKGRNNPVETVSWNDVQTFIRRLNQKEGGNKYRLPTEAEWEYAARAGSSSTYHFGDDKGMVGQYGWYLDNSSERTHPVAQKRPNQWGLYDMHGNVWEWVQDWYDENYYRNSPMNDPKGPSSGRARVHRGGSWYVAAGNLRSACRSRLIFSPGSRYDDLGFRLVRQP
- a CDS encoding HRDC domain-containing protein, whose translation is MLIRIVTLRFSAALDGFDDSPLAEFIKDKSVLSLREHFFIRNETPYLAVVVIFEPVLEMLSPKAGTPRRRDESWRALLGDADMPLFDSLRSWRGERCKKEGIPPYVICNNKELAKITAARPQSLSGLMQIEGFGKAKAEKYGEEILAILKHDDGIPTDR
- a CDS encoding restriction endonuclease, whose amino-acid sequence is MYDFKTLSAYDFELLVRDLLQKRLCVDLESFKSGRDGGVDLRYAPANDNELVVQCKHYAATGYTGLLSSLKKENMKVKRLAPSRYCIATSVPLTPDNKREIRSIFTPFSQSESDIFGLEDLNNLLSQYPDVERHHYKLWLTSTTVLERIVHSNVYNQTVQLVEEIQQKVRFYVQNTSFFDAVELLKEYRYCIVSGNPGIGKTFLAQMLLLEYIRQGYEPVVVRSHISEAFKLLKGNTKQVFYYDDFLGQTGWEDKLEKNEEQSILDFIAYVRSHKHAVFVLTTREYILQQARSVYEKLHAADFDNAKCIIELASYTRRNRAHILLNHVFFSDIPQEHKKELARKRNLLPIVDHRNYSPRIVEWMSGVQNIHGCSPGDYPDTFIKKLDDPENLWLHAYRNHLSPAARSMLLVLFSFQSPVDSDDLREAYESFRSLEAKRFGAMRAANEFTTVLDELEGSFIRCELNAHSVAVAFHNPSVRDFLEKHMSLNSDQAALLCDSLVFYDQFRGAFTPRATRHQRNPTRIGEGLERASIASAALRTVTRAAKRHFVNIKQDGTGHAVTMISTNLEMNIAHAIRMTADLPDSERTSLAVQVLVHEEKRIEEGTASPSHLPEVLSAATSVPGIEDVTERLINAGARLYDAANEYEELDQFVALRDFIKAAPGAIEEELILAVGEKLSQDADTVFDCEIDQADNDSQLDELEDTATSFELVFGASLESIYELVEERKEELKMLYDEPPNDWHDEDPMRDREATDSEIVEMFGCLSE
- a CDS encoding formylglycine-generating enzyme family protein — translated: MKKLHFLMLIVWFAAALFSEAVQAADYTNSIGMKFKNIPPGSFYMGSCKLSEADKEANEKRKFMGMAPKSAACSSGGPTDNSAQDDETPQHKVRISKGFQIGVYEVTLGQFKQFIASAGRDDLLTDDFMTRNSRGDNAAVTHVSWNDAQAFIRWLNQKEGGSAYRLPTEAEWEYAARAGTTTRYSWGNSESQAGEYAWYDKNAYDVGRSYAHGVGIKMPNPWGLYDMHGNVWEWVQDWYGENYYRNSPMNDPKGPSSGRYRVNRGGGWDYVARNLRSANRGNNSPGSRDDVLGFRLVRQP
- a CDS encoding RNA-directed DNA polymerase, producing the protein MKRVGLLFERVVAFENLLHATRQAARGKKSQLRVAHFLFHQEKECLRLQTELKQGIWQPSGFRVFEIREPKPRRISAADFQDRVVQHALCNILGPLCERRLIFDTWACRRGKGSHLAMKRAQAFSRRFPYFLKCDIRRYFDSVDHTILKRLLWRLIKDKPVLNLLDRIIDHPLPGALPGKGLPIGNLTSQHFANLYLGELDHQLKDRMGVKAYLRYMDDMLIFADDKSRLHELVTGIEDFVKQHLQLSLRPSATLVAPVSEGVPFLGFRIFPGLVRVNGQALRRFRHRLRLHEKAYQTGKMDVESLTASVQSMIAHLQHADTHRLRQSLLSSSCALG